A single window of Candoia aspera isolate rCanAsp1 chromosome 3, rCanAsp1.hap2, whole genome shotgun sequence DNA harbors:
- the PARS2 gene encoding probable proline--tRNA ligase, mitochondrial, translating into MDQLLKTGKILLPNLANWVVWCQRQSYRHYCNFHRKQKLFPQMNLRDDAVASQESKSGELMCKSQTLMLQTGLICPANPGCYYYMPYTVRAMEKLIKVLDQEMQAIGGQKVNMPTLCSGKLWKASGRWELMGKELLRVTDRHDQEYCLGPTHEEAITHLVASQGSLSYKQLPVLLYQVTRKFRDEPRPRFGLLRGREFYMKDMYTFDASEEAALQTYALVCKAYSNIFNRLGLQFLKVQGATGSIGGTLSHEFQLPSDVGEDRLVMCTNCDFSANLEIVKSDEMYCPVCKGRLVENKGIEVGHTFFLGTKYSSVFKTTVQTADNLPVLAEMGCYGLGVTRILAASIELLSTENAIRWPSLIAPYQVCLIPPKSGSKAHRTAELMEDLHRGIAEAIPQLREELVLDDRTQFTIGKRLKDADKLGYPFVIICGKKALDEPPLFEVCNQNTGETLYLTKKATIDLLHKVQIP; encoded by the coding sequence ATGGATCAACTtcttaaaacaggaaaaatattaCTACCTAATTTGGCCAATTGGGTTGTGTGGTGTCAAAGACAGAGTTACAGGCATTACTGCAATTTTCAtagaaaacaaaagctttttccaCAAATGAACCTGCGGGATGATGCTGTGGCATCCCAGGAgagcaaatctggagaactgATGTGTAAGAGCCAAACATTGATGTTACAGACTGGACTGATTTGTCCTGCCAACCCTGGATGCTATTACTATATGCCTTATACTGTTCGAGCAATGGAGAAGCTTATCAAAGTGTTGGACCAAGAAATGCAAGCCATAGGTGGTCAAAAAGTGAACATGCCCACGTTATGTTCAGGAAAGCTCTGGAAAGCCAGTGGAAGATGGGAACTGATGGGCAAAGAGCTTTTGCGAGTGACAGACAGGCATGATCAAGAATATTGTTTAGGGCCTACCCATGAAGAAGCCATCACACACCTAGTAGCTTCTCAAGGCTCCTTGTCCTACAAACAGCTTCCTGTCTTGTTGTATCAGGTAACAAGGAAGTTTCGAGATGAGCCAAGACCTCGTTTTGGGTTACTCCGTGGCCGAGAGTTCTATATGAAGGACATGTATACTTTCGATGCCTCTGAGGAAGCCGCCCTCCAGACTTATGCTCTTGTGTGTAAAGCTTACAGCAATATATTCAACCGGTTGGGGCTTCAGTTTCTGAAAGTCCAAGGAGCAACAGGAAGCATTGGCGGGACATTGTCACATGAATTCCAGCTACCTTCTGATGTTGGCGAGGACCGATTGGTAATGTGTACCAACTGTGATTTTTCAGCCAATCTAGAAATAGTAAAGTCAGATGAGATGTATTGCCCTGTTTGCAAAGGAAGACTGGTTGAGAACAAAGGAATTGAAGTGGGCCACACATTCTTCTTGGGAACTAaatattcttctgtttttaaaactacTGTCCAAACCGCTGACAATCTGCCCGTTCTAGCTGAAATGGGATGCTATGGATTGGGTGTCACTCGTATCCTTGCAGCCTCCATTGAGTTGCTTTCAACAGAGAATGCCATTCGTTGGCCAAGCCTCATAGCACCCTATCAGGTTTGCCTTATTCCCCCCAAAAGTGGCAGTAAGGCACACAGAACAGCAGAGCTTATGGAGGATTTACACAGGGGTATTGCTGAAGCCATACCCCAACTTAGAGAAGAACTTGTGTTGGATGACCGGACCCAGTTCACCATTGGAAAAAGGTTAAAAGATGCTGACAAACTTGGCTACCCTTTTGTTATAATATGTGGGAAGAAGGCTTTGGATGAACCTCCTCTGTTCGAAGTATGCAACCAAAACACTGGTGAAACCCTATACCTTACCAAAAAGGCCACAATTGACTTGCTGCATAAAGTCCAAATTCCCTAA